The Streptomyces sp. NBC_00597 DNA segment CGCGGGTCCCGTCCACCGGCATGTCCGGGAGGCCTTCCGCCGCTACGACACCTTCAGCAGCGCTCCCTCACGCCATTTCAGGATCTTGTCGAAACTGACCACCGCGCCGCGGCCCGGCCGGTTGCGGAGCCTGACGTGGTCCGCGAGCTCCGCGATCAGCCACAATCCCCGGCCGTGCTCGCTCTCCGACGGCTCGGAGGGGCCGGCCGGCGGGGGTCTGCGCCCCGCGACCGTCGCCGCCGGGAAGCCCGGACCCGAATCGGTCACCTCGATGCGGCAGCAGTCCCCGTCCAGGTACGC contains these protein-coding regions:
- a CDS encoding ATP-binding protein produces the protein MSIWWSLHLRREAASVPLARRLLLGTMETAGVDPDISFDLSVALSEACANAVEHGGPAAEAGAGAESVPEACAAYRVTAYLDGDCCRIEVTDSGPGFPAATVAGRRPPPAGPSEPSESEHGRGLWLIAELADHVRLRNRPGRGAVVSFDKILKWREGALLKVS